Proteins encoded within one genomic window of Macrobrachium nipponense isolate FS-2020 chromosome 8, ASM1510439v2, whole genome shotgun sequence:
- the LOC135223143 gene encoding golgin subfamily A member 6-like protein 22, which translates to MASAEATREKSGLHLKQQEKYGLHLKQQEESKLGLQLEARESMASAEATIESMACMLKQQRLKQQEKVWPSAEATRESMASAEATRESMASAEATRESMGPAECQLKQQEKLKQQEKVGLRLSTREVWPQLKQQEKVWPQLKQQEKQLKQQEKVWPQLKQQEKVWPQLKQQEKVWPQLKQQEKQQEKVWPQLKQQEKVWPSAEATRERWPHRKESRPQLKHKRKYGLQLKQQEKVWPQLKQQSMASAEQREIWPQLKQQEKVWPPEATRESSLSKRRESMASAEATRESMAFS; encoded by the exons ATGGCCTCAGCTGAAGCAACAAGAGAAAAGTCTGGCCTTCATCTGAAGCAACAAGAAAAGTATGGCCTTCACCTGAAGCAACAAGAGGAAAGTAAATTGGGCCTTCAGCTTGAAGCAAGAGAAAGTATGGCCTCAGCTGAAGCAACAATAGAAAGTATGGCCTGCATGCTGAAGCAACAAAGA CTGAAGCAACAAGAGAAAGTATGGCCTTCAGCTGAAGCAACAAGAGAAAGTATGGCCTCAGCTGAAGCAACAAGAGAAAGTATGGCCTCAGCTGAAGCAACAAGAGAAAGTATGGGCCCAGCTGAATGTCAGCTGAAGCAACAAGAGAAA CTGAAGCAACAAGAGAAAGTAGGCCTCAGGCTGAGCACAAGAGAAGTATGGCCTCAGCTGAAGCAACAAGAGAAAGTATGGCCTCAGCTGAAGCAACAAGAGAA GCAGCTGAAGCAACAAGAGAAAGTATGGCCTCAGCTGAAGCAACAAGAGAAAGTATGGCCTCAGCTGAAGCAACAAGAGAAAGTATGGCCTCAGCTGAAGCAACAAGAGAAA CAACAAGAGAAAGTATGGCCTCAGCTGAAGCAACAAGAGAAAGTATGGCCTTCAGCTGAAGCAACAAGAGAAAGATGGCCTCATCGCAAAGAAAGTAGGCCTCAGCTGAAGCACAAGAGAAAGTATGGCCTTCAGCTGAAGCAACAAGAGAAAGTATGGCCTCAGCTGAAGCAACAAAGTATGGCTTCAGCTGAGCAAAGAGAAATATGGCCTCAGCTGAAGCAACAAGAGAAAGTATGGCCTCCTGAAGCAACAAGAGAAAGTAGCCTATCGAAGAGAAGAGAAAGTATGGCCTCAGCTGAAGCAACAAGAGAAAGTATGGCCTTCAGCTGA